The Neobacillus sp. OS1-2 genome includes a window with the following:
- a CDS encoding ABC transporter ATP-binding protein: MSVLIETTDLSITFGGHTAVDGVSISVPEKHFKSIIGPNGAGKTTFFNLLSGQLMPTKGKIYYRGKDITKYSPTNRTRGGIGRSFQITNVFPNLTVLENVRLAVQSQAGIRYQMLFHYKKYRTFEEKALDWLKLVLLNEKKESLAGNLAHGEKRKLEIAMLLALETEVLLLDEPTAGMSLEEVPAILKVIKRIKEQGNRTIILIEHKMDMILDLSDSVMVLFNGRLLADGTPEEIMNNETVQSAYLGGQIDERPVET, translated from the coding sequence ATGTCTGTGCTTATTGAAACAACTGATTTATCCATTACCTTTGGCGGCCATACTGCCGTGGATGGTGTCAGTATTTCTGTCCCTGAGAAACACTTTAAGTCCATTATTGGACCGAATGGTGCTGGGAAAACAACTTTTTTTAATCTTTTAAGTGGTCAATTAATGCCCACTAAAGGGAAAATCTATTATCGCGGTAAGGATATCACCAAGTACTCGCCGACAAATCGCACAAGAGGAGGGATTGGCCGTTCCTTCCAAATTACTAATGTATTTCCTAATTTAACGGTGTTGGAGAATGTAAGATTAGCTGTCCAATCGCAGGCGGGAATTCGCTACCAGATGCTGTTTCATTATAAAAAATATCGCACATTTGAAGAAAAGGCATTAGACTGGCTCAAGCTTGTCCTGTTAAACGAAAAAAAGGAATCATTGGCAGGCAATCTTGCCCATGGTGAAAAACGCAAGCTGGAAATTGCGATGCTGCTGGCGCTAGAGACGGAAGTTCTTTTACTAGATGAACCAACAGCAGGGATGTCACTTGAAGAAGTTCCAGCCATTTTAAAAGTAATTAAGCGAATAAAGGAACAAGGGAACCGGACGATTATCCTGATTGAGCACAAGATGGATATGATCCTCGATTTATCAGATTCGGTGATGGTCCTCTTTAATGGAAGGCTATTGGCTGATGGAACCCCGGAAGAGATTATGAACAATGAAACCGTGCAGTCTGCCTATTTAGGAGGTCAAATAGATGAACGACCTGTTGAAACTTGA